A window of Corythoichthys intestinalis isolate RoL2023-P3 chromosome 14, ASM3026506v1, whole genome shotgun sequence contains these coding sequences:
- the LOC130929353 gene encoding protein-cysteine N-palmitoyltransferase HHAT-like protein isoform X1 has protein sequence MGIKSGLPRYELYLYTAVLSGALVWAASWIFQASSENVSRKAFKESVKPGWYYFGRKMDVADFEWVMWFSTFRNHILFALTGHVIFAKIFTLLAPKIGIDGCKHRSLIFCVYGGLAVLITMGWTFMGLVLSHCIILYSVALIKMKWMCFAAGLATLASIKLEPYNAWQETLVTGSFDLQDILFYGGCGFTIMRCMSFALENCEKKDGNYTFCDMMKYNFYLPFFFFGPVMTFDKYHTQVNNTMLTRKEREMWNITTKAILHLAMILMVDAFFHYLYILTIPSDMMLVTKLSDWCLAGLAYFNLVYDWLKAAVMFGVINTVATLDHLDPPQPPKCITMLYVFAETHFDRGINDWLCKYVYDYIGGAHDQIFKELMATISTFAITTLWLGPCELVYIWSFFNCFGLNFELWVAKLFSIPPFSTMEGFMGEAMSRRIRGLFNAANFWAIVLYNVLSLNSLEFAKLVGRRLIFKGFPISTISVLLVTYCGVQLIKEHERQDALLEDVQPVKPLDGGKEKAE, from the exons ATGGGAATCAAGTCTGGCCTCCCCAGATATGAGCTGTATCTCTACACTGCTGTACTCTCTGGGGCCCTGGTATGGGCTGCCAGTTGGATATTTCAGGCGTCAAGCG AGAATGTAAGCAGAAAGGCATTCAAAGAAAGTGTGAAACCGGGATGGTACTACTTTGGCAGGAAAATG GATGTTGCAGACTTTGAATGGGTGATGTGGTTCTCGACATTCCGCAATCATATTCTTTTTGCTCTCACTGGTCATGTGATTTTTGCCAAgatcttcaccttgctggccccAAAG ATTGGTATAGATGGATGTAAG CACAGATCGCTCATCTTCTGTGTGTATGGTGGTCTGGCGGTCTTAATCACGATGGGCTGGACCTTCATGGGTTTAGTTCTCTCACACTGCATCATACTGTACAGTGTGGCCCTGATAAAAATGAAATGGATGTGCTTTGCTGCAGGCCTGGCCACACTAGCATCAATTAAGCTGGAGCCATATAACGCCTGGCAG GAAACATTGGTGACTGGCTCTTTTGATCTGCAAGACATTCTCTTTTACGGAGGTTGTGGCTTCACCATCATGCGCTGCATGAGCTTTGCTTTGGAGAACTGTGAGAAGAAAGATGGCAACTACACTTTCTGTGACATGATGAAGTATAACTTCTACCTTCCCTTCTTCTTCTTTGGACCTGTCATGACCTTTGACAAGTATCACACCCAG GTAAACAACACCATGCTGACCCGCAAGGAGAGGGAGATGTGGAACATCACTACCAAAGCCATATTGCACCTGGCAATGATTTTGATGGTGGATGCCTTTTTTCACTATCTCTACATCTTGACGATCCCAAGTGACATGATGCTGGTAACCAAACTTTCTGACTGGTGTCTAG CTGGCCTAGCTTACTTCAACCTGGTGTatgattggttaaaagcagccgTGATGTTTGGAGTTATTAACACGGTAGCAACACTGGACCACCTAGACCCTCCTCAGCCTCCTAAGTGTATCACAATGCTATATGTCTTCGCTGAGAC aCACTTTGACAGAGGCATCAATGATTGGCTATGCAA GTATGTTTATGACTACATTGGTGGAGCTCATGATCAAATCTTCAAGGAGCTCATGGCCACCATTAGCACCTTTGCCATCACCACCCTATGGCTCGGTCCATGTGAATTGGTGTATATCTGGTCTTTTTTCAACTGCTTTGGACTGAACTTTGAACTATGGGTAGCCAAGCTCTTCTCTATTCCGCCATTTTCTACCATGGAG GGGTTTATGGGGGAAGCCATGTCACGCAGGATCCGGGGTCTGTTCAATGCTGCTAATTTCTGGGCCATCGTCCTCTACAACGTTCTTTCCCTGAACAGTTTGGAATTTGCTAAACTGGTTGGAAGAAGATTGATTTTCAAAG GTTTTCCCATCTCCACCATCTCTGTTCTTTTGGTGACCTACTGTGGCGTACAGCTGATCAAAGAGCATGAAAGACAGGACGCACTACTAGAGGATGTGCAGCCAGTCAAACCACTAGATGGTGGCAAAGAAAAGGCAGAATAG
- the LOC130929353 gene encoding protein-cysteine N-palmitoyltransferase HHAT-like protein isoform X3, translated as MDHRSLIFCVYGGLAVLITMGWTFMGLVLSHCIILYSVALIKMKWMCFAAGLATLASIKLEPYNAWQETLVTGSFDLQDILFYGGCGFTIMRCMSFALENCEKKDGNYTFCDMMKYNFYLPFFFFGPVMTFDKYHTQVNNTMLTRKEREMWNITTKAILHLAMILMVDAFFHYLYILTIPSDMMLVTKLSDWCLAGLAYFNLVYDWLKAAVMFGVINTVATLDHLDPPQPPKCITMLYVFAETHFDRGINDWLCKYVYDYIGGAHDQIFKELMATISTFAITTLWLGPCELVYIWSFFNCFGLNFELWVAKLFSIPPFSTMEGFMGEAMSRRIRGLFNAANFWAIVLYNVLSLNSLEFAKLVGRRLIFKGFPISTISVLLVTYCGVQLIKEHERQDALLEDVQPVKPLDGGKEKAE; from the exons ATGGAT CACAGATCGCTCATCTTCTGTGTGTATGGTGGTCTGGCGGTCTTAATCACGATGGGCTGGACCTTCATGGGTTTAGTTCTCTCACACTGCATCATACTGTACAGTGTGGCCCTGATAAAAATGAAATGGATGTGCTTTGCTGCAGGCCTGGCCACACTAGCATCAATTAAGCTGGAGCCATATAACGCCTGGCAG GAAACATTGGTGACTGGCTCTTTTGATCTGCAAGACATTCTCTTTTACGGAGGTTGTGGCTTCACCATCATGCGCTGCATGAGCTTTGCTTTGGAGAACTGTGAGAAGAAAGATGGCAACTACACTTTCTGTGACATGATGAAGTATAACTTCTACCTTCCCTTCTTCTTCTTTGGACCTGTCATGACCTTTGACAAGTATCACACCCAG GTAAACAACACCATGCTGACCCGCAAGGAGAGGGAGATGTGGAACATCACTACCAAAGCCATATTGCACCTGGCAATGATTTTGATGGTGGATGCCTTTTTTCACTATCTCTACATCTTGACGATCCCAAGTGACATGATGCTGGTAACCAAACTTTCTGACTGGTGTCTAG CTGGCCTAGCTTACTTCAACCTGGTGTatgattggttaaaagcagccgTGATGTTTGGAGTTATTAACACGGTAGCAACACTGGACCACCTAGACCCTCCTCAGCCTCCTAAGTGTATCACAATGCTATATGTCTTCGCTGAGAC aCACTTTGACAGAGGCATCAATGATTGGCTATGCAA GTATGTTTATGACTACATTGGTGGAGCTCATGATCAAATCTTCAAGGAGCTCATGGCCACCATTAGCACCTTTGCCATCACCACCCTATGGCTCGGTCCATGTGAATTGGTGTATATCTGGTCTTTTTTCAACTGCTTTGGACTGAACTTTGAACTATGGGTAGCCAAGCTCTTCTCTATTCCGCCATTTTCTACCATGGAG GGGTTTATGGGGGAAGCCATGTCACGCAGGATCCGGGGTCTGTTCAATGCTGCTAATTTCTGGGCCATCGTCCTCTACAACGTTCTTTCCCTGAACAGTTTGGAATTTGCTAAACTGGTTGGAAGAAGATTGATTTTCAAAG GTTTTCCCATCTCCACCATCTCTGTTCTTTTGGTGACCTACTGTGGCGTACAGCTGATCAAAGAGCATGAAAGACAGGACGCACTACTAGAGGATGTGCAGCCAGTCAAACCACTAGATGGTGGCAAAGAAAAGGCAGAATAG
- the LOC130929353 gene encoding protein-cysteine N-palmitoyltransferase HHAT-like protein isoform X2, whose translation MKIGIDGCKHRSLIFCVYGGLAVLITMGWTFMGLVLSHCIILYSVALIKMKWMCFAAGLATLASIKLEPYNAWQETLVTGSFDLQDILFYGGCGFTIMRCMSFALENCEKKDGNYTFCDMMKYNFYLPFFFFGPVMTFDKYHTQVNNTMLTRKEREMWNITTKAILHLAMILMVDAFFHYLYILTIPSDMMLVTKLSDWCLAGLAYFNLVYDWLKAAVMFGVINTVATLDHLDPPQPPKCITMLYVFAETHFDRGINDWLCKYVYDYIGGAHDQIFKELMATISTFAITTLWLGPCELVYIWSFFNCFGLNFELWVAKLFSIPPFSTMEGFMGEAMSRRIRGLFNAANFWAIVLYNVLSLNSLEFAKLVGRRLIFKGFPISTISVLLVTYCGVQLIKEHERQDALLEDVQPVKPLDGGKEKAE comes from the exons ATGAAG ATTGGTATAGATGGATGTAAG CACAGATCGCTCATCTTCTGTGTGTATGGTGGTCTGGCGGTCTTAATCACGATGGGCTGGACCTTCATGGGTTTAGTTCTCTCACACTGCATCATACTGTACAGTGTGGCCCTGATAAAAATGAAATGGATGTGCTTTGCTGCAGGCCTGGCCACACTAGCATCAATTAAGCTGGAGCCATATAACGCCTGGCAG GAAACATTGGTGACTGGCTCTTTTGATCTGCAAGACATTCTCTTTTACGGAGGTTGTGGCTTCACCATCATGCGCTGCATGAGCTTTGCTTTGGAGAACTGTGAGAAGAAAGATGGCAACTACACTTTCTGTGACATGATGAAGTATAACTTCTACCTTCCCTTCTTCTTCTTTGGACCTGTCATGACCTTTGACAAGTATCACACCCAG GTAAACAACACCATGCTGACCCGCAAGGAGAGGGAGATGTGGAACATCACTACCAAAGCCATATTGCACCTGGCAATGATTTTGATGGTGGATGCCTTTTTTCACTATCTCTACATCTTGACGATCCCAAGTGACATGATGCTGGTAACCAAACTTTCTGACTGGTGTCTAG CTGGCCTAGCTTACTTCAACCTGGTGTatgattggttaaaagcagccgTGATGTTTGGAGTTATTAACACGGTAGCAACACTGGACCACCTAGACCCTCCTCAGCCTCCTAAGTGTATCACAATGCTATATGTCTTCGCTGAGAC aCACTTTGACAGAGGCATCAATGATTGGCTATGCAA GTATGTTTATGACTACATTGGTGGAGCTCATGATCAAATCTTCAAGGAGCTCATGGCCACCATTAGCACCTTTGCCATCACCACCCTATGGCTCGGTCCATGTGAATTGGTGTATATCTGGTCTTTTTTCAACTGCTTTGGACTGAACTTTGAACTATGGGTAGCCAAGCTCTTCTCTATTCCGCCATTTTCTACCATGGAG GGGTTTATGGGGGAAGCCATGTCACGCAGGATCCGGGGTCTGTTCAATGCTGCTAATTTCTGGGCCATCGTCCTCTACAACGTTCTTTCCCTGAACAGTTTGGAATTTGCTAAACTGGTTGGAAGAAGATTGATTTTCAAAG GTTTTCCCATCTCCACCATCTCTGTTCTTTTGGTGACCTACTGTGGCGTACAGCTGATCAAAGAGCATGAAAGACAGGACGCACTACTAGAGGATGTGCAGCCAGTCAAACCACTAGATGGTGGCAAAGAAAAGGCAGAATAG